The following proteins are co-located in the Sardina pilchardus chromosome 24, fSarPil1.1, whole genome shotgun sequence genome:
- the snapin gene encoding SNARE-associated protein Snapin — protein MSRESHAPQGNMAALAVVETPSGKDAIAEGLFDLLKPAVQQLDLHVHSVRESQVELREHIDNLATELCRINEHQKVALDLDPYVKKLLNARRRVVLVNNILQNAQERLRRLNHNVAKETARRKTMLETSGAFTPRSPSKP, from the exons ATGTCGCGAGAATCTCATGCGCCACAAGGAAACATGGCGGCATTAGCTGTAGTCGAAACTCCTTCGGGCAAAGATGCGATAGCCGAAGGTCTGTTTGACCTCTTGAAACCCGCTGTCCAGCAGCTCGATTTGCATGTGCACTCAGTAAG AGAGAGCCAAGTAGAGCTACGGGAACATATTGACAATTTGGCTACAG aATTGTGTAGAATCAATGAACACCAGAAGGTGGCGCTAGACCTGGACCCATATGTCAAGAAACTGCTGAATGCGCGACGCAGAGTGGTACTGGTCAACAACATTCTGCAGAATGCACAG GAGCGTTTGCGGCGGCTCAACCACAACGTTGCCAAGGAAACGGCACGCAGGAAGACCATGCTCGAGACGTCGGGTGCATTCACACCTCGCTCGCCCAGCAAGCCTTGA